From a single Granulicella aggregans genomic region:
- a CDS encoding Fe2+-dependent dioxygenase, translated as MLITIPDVFTAEQVAEARKALAEANWVDGKVTAGYQAREVKNNMQIPEGSPVAVALGDMVLKGLARSPLFMSAALPLRVFPPMFNSYSGGQTFGTHVDTAIRQIASTGQRIRTDLSATLFLTAPEEYDGGELVVEDAYGTHSVKLPAGHMVLYPATSLHRVEPVTRGARVSSFFWIQSMVRQDMQRTLLFDLDSSIQRLAGVTAQSPGGNPAIAQTGVQLTGVYHNLLRQWSEM; from the coding sequence ATGCTGATTACGATTCCTGATGTATTTACCGCTGAACAAGTGGCCGAGGCGCGCAAGGCGCTGGCCGAGGCGAACTGGGTGGACGGCAAGGTCACCGCCGGCTACCAGGCGCGCGAAGTGAAGAACAACATGCAGATCCCGGAGGGCAGTCCCGTTGCGGTAGCGCTGGGAGACATGGTGCTGAAGGGGCTTGCACGCTCGCCGTTGTTTATGTCCGCGGCGCTTCCGCTGAGGGTCTTCCCGCCGATGTTCAACAGCTACAGCGGCGGGCAGACCTTCGGGACGCATGTGGATACGGCGATCCGGCAGATTGCGTCGACGGGCCAGCGCATTCGCACCGACCTTTCGGCAACGCTGTTTTTGACCGCGCCTGAGGAGTACGACGGTGGGGAACTGGTCGTCGAGGATGCCTATGGAACGCACAGTGTGAAACTGCCTGCTGGCCACATGGTGTTGTATCCGGCGACGAGCCTGCACCGCGTCGAGCCGGTGACGCGCGGGGCGCGAGTATCGAGCTTCTTCTGGATCCAGAGCATGGTTCGGCAGGACATGCAGCGGACGCTGCTCTTCGATCTCGACTCATCCATTCAGCGGCTTGCGGGCGTTACGGCGCAGTCGCCTGGAGGGAATCCCGCGATTGCGCAGACGGGCGTGCAGTTGACCGGGGTGTATCACAACCTGTTGAGGCAGTGGTCGGAGATGTAG